One window from the genome of Gemmatimonadaceae bacterium encodes:
- a CDS encoding kelch repeat-containing protein: protein MFSTRLTLLCALASPPTAATRPAPAITEQSVRRVATLHTARAVHTATPLLSGDILIVGGMTEGGGAAASAELVDPRDNSTRDVGSLVTARHGHSATLLPDGRVLVAGGYNGDYLASLEMYDPSSKRFRPAGSLAEPRSGHTATMLPDGRILFTGGVGTGWTFLRSAELYDPATARSESVGSMTVPRESHVAALLEDGRVLIVGGHAGRRENMVVYSSAEIFSPTTRRFTPAASMRTPRHKHDAVKLHDGRILVLGGADRTDRTYFATTEIYNPRTDRFDTGPTMANERYKIAGTTVVLPDGGVLVTSGARTAELFDATAQRVREVTGGLSAAFRFAAAAPLHDGDVLITGGYDDRSRITNGVWRFEHR, encoded by the coding sequence ATGTTCTCGACGCGTCTCACCTTACTCTGCGCGCTCGCCTCACCGCCGACGGCGGCCACGAGGCCGGCGCCGGCGATCACAGAGCAATCCGTCCGACGGGTCGCCACGCTGCACACTGCGCGAGCGGTGCACACCGCGACGCCTCTTCTCTCGGGTGATATCCTGATCGTCGGAGGCATGACCGAGGGAGGCGGCGCCGCTGCATCGGCCGAGCTCGTAGATCCCCGCGACAATTCGACTCGCGACGTCGGCTCGCTCGTGACTGCTCGTCATGGGCATTCGGCCACGTTGCTTCCGGATGGACGCGTGCTCGTCGCCGGTGGCTACAACGGCGACTACTTGGCGTCGCTCGAGATGTACGACCCCTCGTCGAAGCGTTTTCGACCGGCGGGTTCGCTCGCCGAACCGCGGAGCGGACACACCGCGACGATGCTGCCGGACGGCCGCATTCTCTTCACCGGCGGCGTTGGAACCGGATGGACATTCTTGCGGAGCGCTGAGCTGTACGATCCGGCGACGGCGCGCTCTGAATCGGTGGGATCCATGACCGTGCCGCGCGAGAGCCACGTCGCCGCTCTGCTCGAGGACGGGCGGGTCTTGATCGTCGGCGGTCACGCCGGCCGGCGCGAAAACATGGTCGTGTACTCGAGCGCCGAGATCTTTTCTCCCACGACCCGCCGGTTCACGCCGGCCGCATCGATGCGCACTCCGCGCCACAAGCACGATGCGGTGAAGCTGCACGACGGCCGCATCCTCGTTCTCGGTGGCGCCGACCGGACGGATCGCACGTACTTCGCGACGACGGAGATTTACAATCCTCGAACGGACCGCTTCGATACCGGTCCGACGATGGCCAACGAGCGATACAAGATCGCCGGGACGACCGTCGTCCTTCCCGATGGCGGCGTCCTCGTCACGTCCGGCGCGCGCACCGCCGAGTTGTTCGACGCCACCGCGCAACGCGTTCGCGAAGTCACCGGCGGGCTGAGCGCCGCTTTTCGCTTTGCCGCCGCCGCCCCGCTCCACGACGGCGACGTCTTGATCACCGGCGGATACGACGACCGGAGCCGGATCACCAACGGCGTCTGGCGCTTCGAGCACCGCTGA
- a CDS encoding DUF2164 domain-containing protein — MRDKPPIEVPPASRAKAIASIRRYFREELDQDIGDLKAALLFDYFVAEHGPTIYNQGIADARAFFEERSADLAAICYQIEFPFWERDSRVDAGQTPPKRGRK; from the coding sequence ATGCGCGACAAGCCACCGATCGAGGTTCCTCCCGCCTCGCGTGCGAAAGCGATCGCCTCGATCCGAAGATACTTTCGCGAGGAGCTCGACCAGGACATCGGCGACCTGAAGGCCGCCCTGCTCTTCGACTACTTCGTCGCCGAGCATGGGCCGACGATCTACAACCAGGGGATCGCCGACGCGCGAGCGTTCTTCGAGGAACGCTCGGCGGATCTCGCCGCGATCTGCTATCAGATCGAGTTTCCGTTTTGGGAGCGAGACTCGCGAGTCGACGCCGGCCAAACGCCGCCAAAGCGCGGGCGCAAATGA
- a CDS encoding helix-turn-helix domain-containing protein encodes MTGAEARLAREALGLTQDEMAASFGMTPAVVAGWEDGRVSVPRYVGATLQWTAAQIERRDALAASGLPSCGWIHAFEQEPEVIGSARVKERQARLKAHMDACDTCKARVAYIAERFPAMPRPPIAGLMALVVPILDRVRRLPEWAQPPVIGAMICSAYSLIRLFFSLRGIGSSGIDEVLAGLAVFAANASIGIVGGFVYVFYRRLTGDGLKPAKPKD; translated from the coding sequence ATGACGGGTGCAGAGGCGCGGCTGGCGCGTGAGGCGCTTGGACTGACGCAGGACGAAATGGCGGCGAGCTTCGGCATGACTCCCGCCGTCGTCGCCGGCTGGGAGGACGGACGCGTCAGTGTGCCGCGCTATGTGGGCGCAACGCTGCAGTGGACGGCCGCTCAGATCGAACGACGCGACGCGCTCGCCGCCAGCGGCCTTCCGAGCTGCGGTTGGATTCACGCGTTCGAGCAAGAACCTGAAGTGATCGGAAGCGCGCGCGTGAAGGAACGCCAAGCGCGGTTGAAGGCGCACATGGACGCGTGCGACACGTGCAAGGCCCGAGTCGCGTACATCGCCGAGCGATTTCCGGCGATGCCGCGCCCGCCCATCGCCGGGTTGATGGCGCTCGTGGTGCCGATCCTGGATCGCGTTCGCCGCTTGCCGGAATGGGCGCAACCGCCGGTGATCGGCGCGATGATCTGCTCGGCGTACAGCCTGATCAGGCTCTTCTTTTCGCTGCGCGGCATCGGCTCTTCCGGTATCGACGAAGTGCTCGCGGGTTTGGCCGTATTCGCGGCCAATGCGTCGATCGGCATCGTCGGCGGCTTCGTCTACGTGTTCTATCGCCGGCTGACCGGCGACGGACTCAAGCCCGCGAAACCCAAGGACTAG
- the ligD gene encoding non-homologous end-joining DNA ligase translates to MSDVAITHPEKVMFPDDGITKGELAAYYELVAPAMLLHIVGRPVTLERFHRGIGDKGFFQKNVAKGAPGWLERIAVPKSDGIVNYPVVRDARGIMWLANQNCITPHVWTSRVPDLFHPDLCLFDLDPLEENADALRSAALLVRDALAELGVTSWVKTSGSKGFHVAFALDEKSDSGRVAHFAHSLGRELVRRAPDLLTQEFYKADRGGKILIDTGRNEFGATYAATYALRPKPGAPASAPCTWEEVESGEAAPRTFTLRTMAKRLDAKGDLWAKIFDVRHALPAPP, encoded by the coding sequence GCGTACTACGAGCTCGTCGCTCCGGCGATGCTGCTACATATAGTAGGGCGCCCCGTCACGCTCGAGCGTTTTCATCGCGGCATCGGCGACAAGGGCTTCTTTCAGAAGAACGTCGCGAAGGGCGCCCCTGGGTGGCTCGAGCGCATCGCCGTGCCGAAGTCCGACGGCATCGTCAACTATCCAGTCGTGCGAGACGCACGCGGCATCATGTGGCTCGCGAATCAGAACTGCATCACGCCGCACGTGTGGACGTCGCGGGTGCCGGACTTGTTCCATCCGGATCTGTGCTTGTTCGACCTGGATCCGCTCGAGGAGAACGCCGACGCGCTACGCTCGGCGGCGCTGCTCGTGCGAGATGCGCTCGCCGAGCTAGGCGTCACGAGCTGGGTCAAGACCTCGGGGTCGAAGGGATTCCACGTCGCATTCGCGCTCGACGAGAAATCCGACAGCGGAAGGGTCGCCCACTTCGCGCATTCACTGGGCCGCGAGCTCGTGCGCCGCGCGCCGGATCTCTTGACGCAGGAGTTCTACAAGGCCGACCGCGGCGGCAAGATTCTCATCGACACCGGCCGCAACGAATTCGGCGCGACGTACGCGGCCACGTACGCGCTGCGACCAAAACCCGGGGCGCCGGCGTCGGCGCCGTGTACGTGGGAAGAAGTCGAGAGCGGCGAGGCGGCGCCTCGAACGTTTACGCTGCGAACGATGGCCAAGCGTCTCGACGCGAAGGGCGACCTGTGGGCGAAGATCTTCGATGTGCGCCACGCGCTTCCGGCACCGCCGTGA